Proteins encoded together in one Mycobacterium sp. MS1601 window:
- a CDS encoding DUF3097 domain-containing protein, with product MTDRYGIDVLADNPHQRRKVRATELAVEIGMVLEDVTSGFVGAVVRVEYGRMDLEDRHGRRRGFPVGPGYLVDGKPVILTPPRKAAPKAPTRTASGSVAVQGVRARTAIGGRIYVEGRHDAELVEQVWGDDLRIEGVVVEYLGGVDDLPALVADFAPGPGRRLGVLVDHLVAGSKESRIADAVRSGPHGGDALVVGHPFVDIWQAVKPARVGLKTWPTIPRNIEWKHGICQALGWPHADQADIARAWQRIRSTVRDWNDLEPALIGRVEELIDFVTAG from the coding sequence GTGACGGACCGCTATGGCATCGACGTTCTGGCCGACAACCCGCACCAGCGCCGCAAGGTGCGTGCCACCGAGCTCGCGGTGGAAATAGGGATGGTGCTCGAGGACGTGACGTCCGGTTTTGTCGGTGCGGTGGTGCGGGTCGAGTACGGGCGGATGGACCTCGAAGACCGGCACGGCCGTCGTCGCGGGTTCCCGGTGGGGCCCGGTTACCTGGTGGACGGCAAGCCCGTCATCCTGACACCCCCGCGCAAGGCAGCGCCCAAGGCGCCCACCCGCACCGCATCGGGTTCGGTTGCCGTGCAGGGTGTTCGGGCTCGAACGGCGATCGGTGGACGGATCTACGTGGAAGGCCGCCACGACGCCGAGCTGGTGGAGCAGGTGTGGGGTGACGACCTGCGCATCGAGGGGGTGGTGGTCGAATACCTCGGCGGGGTCGACGACCTGCCCGCGCTGGTGGCCGACTTCGCACCCGGCCCCGGCCGCAGGCTCGGCGTGTTGGTGGACCACCTGGTGGCCGGATCCAAAGAGTCCCGCATCGCCGACGCGGTGCGTTCCGGTCCGCACGGCGGTGATGCCCTGGTGGTAGGACACCCCTTCGTCGACATCTGGCAGGCCGTCAAACCCGCTCGGGTGGGGTTGAAGACCTGGCCGACGATTCCCCGGAACATCGAGTGGAAGCACGGGATCTGTCAGGCGCTGGGTTGGCCGCACGCCGATCAGGCTGATATCGCCCGCGCGTGGCAGCGGATCCGGTCCACCGTCCGCGACTGGAACGATCTGGAGCCGGCGCTGATCGGCCGGGTGGAGGAACTGATCGACTTCGTGACAGCGGGTTAG
- a CDS encoding flavodoxin family protein — MSEPPLHALALVCTLKPSPSPSSSELIAEHVFATLADHGVTTDIERPVDFDIKPGVEAYMGDGDQWPQIREKILSADILLISTPTWLGHPSSVTQRVLERLDAELSNTDDANRPVAAGKVALVSVVGNEDGAHKIVADLFQALNDIGYTIPSQGCTYWNDEAMGSRDYSDLDEIPQPVAITTATAARNAVHVARLLKTAQYPGV, encoded by the coding sequence ATGTCCGAACCCCCACTACACGCCTTGGCGCTGGTCTGCACCCTCAAACCCAGCCCTTCCCCGTCGAGCAGCGAGCTGATCGCCGAGCACGTGTTCGCCACCCTGGCCGACCACGGCGTCACCACGGACATCGAGCGCCCAGTGGATTTCGACATCAAGCCGGGGGTCGAGGCTTATATGGGCGACGGTGACCAGTGGCCACAGATCCGCGAGAAGATTCTGAGCGCCGACATTCTGTTGATCAGCACCCCGACCTGGCTGGGCCACCCGTCCAGCGTCACTCAGCGTGTCCTCGAGCGCCTCGATGCCGAACTGTCCAACACCGATGACGCCAACAGACCCGTGGCGGCCGGCAAGGTGGCGCTGGTCAGTGTTGTGGGCAACGAGGACGGCGCACACAAGATCGTGGCCGACCTGTTCCAGGCGCTCAACGACATCGGCTACACCATCCCGTCCCAGGGCTGCACGTACTGGAATGACGAGGCGATGGGCAGCCGCGACTACAGCGATCTCGACGAGATCCCGCAGCCGGTGGCCATCACCACGGCGACGGCAGCGCGTAACGCCGTTCATGTGGCCCGCCTCCTGAAAACCGCGCAATACCCAGGTGTTTGA
- a CDS encoding zinc-dependent alcohol dehydrogenase translates to MKAVTWHGKRDVRVDTVPDPKIEQGTDAVIEVTSTNICGSDLHLYEVLGAFMKPGDILGHEPMGIVTEIGSEITNLSVGDRVVIPFQISCGSCFMCDHQLYTQCETTQVRDQGMGAALFGYSELYGEVPGGQAQYLRVPQAQFTHIKVPEGPPDSRFVYLSDVLPTAWQAVQYADIPAGGSVTVLGLGPIGDMAARIADHLGFEVIAVDLVPERLERLAARGIQTIDAATLQSPVGDAVRDLTDGRGTDAVIDAVGMEAHGSPVSKVAQQLTGLLPDAIAKPLMQKAGVDRLGALYTAIDAVRRGGTISLIGVYGGMADRLPMLTLFDKQIQLRMGQANVKKWVDDIMPLLTDNDPLGVDTFASHVLPLDEAPHAYDIFQKKKDGAVKVILKP, encoded by the coding sequence ATGAAAGCTGTTACCTGGCATGGCAAGCGTGACGTGCGTGTCGACACCGTTCCCGACCCGAAGATCGAACAGGGTACCGATGCCGTCATCGAGGTGACGTCGACGAACATCTGCGGCTCTGATCTGCACCTGTACGAAGTGCTGGGCGCCTTCATGAAACCCGGCGACATCCTCGGACACGAACCGATGGGGATCGTCACCGAAATCGGCTCCGAGATCACCAACCTCAGCGTGGGCGACCGGGTGGTGATCCCGTTCCAGATCTCCTGCGGCAGCTGTTTCATGTGCGATCACCAGCTGTACACCCAGTGCGAGACCACCCAGGTCCGCGATCAAGGCATGGGTGCGGCGTTGTTCGGCTACTCCGAACTCTACGGTGAAGTCCCCGGCGGGCAGGCTCAGTATCTGCGGGTGCCGCAGGCGCAGTTCACCCATATCAAAGTGCCTGAGGGGCCTCCTGATTCGCGCTTCGTCTACCTCTCCGACGTGTTGCCGACCGCCTGGCAGGCGGTGCAGTACGCCGACATCCCGGCAGGTGGGTCGGTCACGGTGCTCGGCCTGGGTCCGATCGGCGACATGGCCGCGCGGATCGCCGATCACCTCGGTTTCGAAGTGATCGCGGTGGACTTGGTGCCTGAGCGCCTGGAACGGTTGGCGGCGCGTGGTATCCAGACCATCGATGCTGCGACCCTGCAGAGCCCGGTCGGTGACGCAGTACGCGATCTCACCGATGGCCGCGGCACTGACGCGGTGATCGACGCGGTGGGCATGGAAGCGCACGGCTCTCCGGTGTCCAAAGTGGCCCAGCAGCTGACGGGTCTGCTGCCGGATGCCATCGCCAAACCCCTCATGCAGAAAGCCGGCGTGGACCGTCTCGGTGCGCTCTACACGGCCATCGATGCCGTGCGACGGGGCGGCACCATCTCGTTGATCGGGGTCTACGGCGGCATGGCGGATCGACTACCGATGCTGACGCTGTTCGACAAGCAGATCCAATTGCGGATGGGCCAGGCAAACGTGAAGAAGTGGGTGGACGACATCATGCCGCTGCTCACCGACAACGATCCCCTGGGCGTCGACACCTTCGCCAGCCACGTACTGCCGCTGGACGAGGCACCGCACGCGTATGACATCTTCCAGAAGAAGAAGGACGGTGCCGTCAAGGTCATCCTCAAACCCTGA
- a CDS encoding nuclear transport factor 2 family protein, with product MTTPLCPQVRALIEAANLGDTEAFLAAFVPHLGVVDDWGREFHGQNDIQKWSDAEFIGQDVRLSVINFYETGDSEVTVIANVGGNGFNGPSTFTFHLSDDKIAEMRITA from the coding sequence ATGACAACTCCTCTGTGCCCACAAGTCCGCGCCCTCATCGAGGCTGCCAACCTCGGTGACACCGAGGCATTTCTGGCCGCTTTTGTACCGCACCTGGGTGTCGTCGACGACTGGGGCCGAGAGTTCCACGGCCAAAATGACATTCAGAAGTGGAGCGACGCCGAATTCATCGGACAGGACGTGAGGCTGAGCGTCATAAACTTCTACGAAACCGGAGACTCAGAAGTCACCGTGATCGCGAACGTCGGTGGCAACGGATTCAACGGCCCCAGCACCTTCACGTTCCACCTGTCCGACGACAAGATCGCCGAAATGCGCATCACCGCCTGA
- a CDS encoding SDR family oxidoreductase gives MTDNTITSKNILIAGGAKNLGGLISRDLAAHGARAVAVHYNSESTREAAEETAAAINSAGANAHLLQADLTSAAAVGTLFADAHAAMGSIDIAINTTGMVIKKPIAEITEEDYDTIFAINAKTALFFIQQAGEHLSERGKLVTLVTSLLSAYTGLYSIYAGSKAPVEHFTRAAAKEYGAKGISVTAVAPGPMETPFFYGQETTESAEYNQNAADLSKFTATGLTDPKDIVPLVRFLVSEGWWITGQTILANGGYTTR, from the coding sequence ATGACCGACAACACCATCACCAGCAAAAACATCCTGATCGCCGGAGGGGCAAAGAACCTGGGCGGATTGATCTCCCGAGACCTTGCCGCACACGGAGCACGCGCAGTCGCGGTGCACTACAACAGCGAATCCACCCGTGAAGCCGCCGAAGAAACGGCCGCCGCGATCAACAGCGCCGGCGCGAACGCGCACCTTCTGCAAGCAGACCTCACCAGCGCCGCAGCAGTGGGCACACTGTTCGCAGACGCTCACGCGGCGATGGGCTCCATCGACATCGCCATCAACACCACCGGAATGGTGATCAAAAAACCGATCGCCGAGATCACCGAAGAGGATTACGACACGATCTTCGCCATCAACGCCAAGACCGCATTGTTCTTCATCCAGCAGGCCGGCGAGCACCTATCGGAGCGCGGGAAGCTGGTCACGTTGGTGACATCATTGCTGTCGGCCTACACCGGCCTGTACTCGATCTACGCAGGTTCCAAAGCGCCAGTCGAGCACTTCACCCGTGCGGCCGCCAAAGAGTATGGCGCGAAGGGAATCTCCGTCACCGCGGTGGCACCCGGGCCAATGGAGACCCCTTTCTTCTACGGTCAAGAGACCACGGAGTCCGCAGAGTACAACCAGAACGCCGCGGACCTGTCGAAGTTCACTGCCACAGGTCTGACCGACCCGAAAGACATTGTGCCGCTGGTGCGATTCCTGGTCAGCGAAGGATGGTGGATCACCGGCCAGACCATCCTCGCCAACGGCGGCTACACCACCCGCTGA
- a CDS encoding helix-turn-helix transcriptional regulator, with amino-acid sequence MQVWDGRRDRSERHVVSARGLQEQGLDFRFVAETVTAPTDWCFQEPHHVFVIHRRGDLTSMEIEFQNGPSGQTIPRVGDVWVIPAEHRYAALAQGGSTVGFCEITVPVGVFGQRDLPPRVGYRDILLHRLVERLAGQVHHDGAAATLFRQSLAQTLQLHIAEHYPAQPRPEHRRQRDRRLDRRDQQIIIDYLNSELDSRIDLETLALTVGMTPSAFPAAFCAAFGTTPHQYLIEKRIERAKVLLSTAGTSVTDISVTLGFSSPSHFATTFKQRVGVTPTSYRTQR; translated from the coding sequence ATGCAGGTCTGGGACGGACGACGCGACCGCAGCGAACGTCACGTCGTTTCTGCTCGCGGTTTGCAGGAGCAGGGCCTGGACTTCCGCTTCGTCGCCGAAACGGTGACCGCTCCCACCGATTGGTGCTTCCAAGAGCCCCATCACGTGTTCGTGATCCACCGCCGTGGAGATCTCACCTCGATGGAGATCGAATTCCAGAACGGCCCGTCAGGTCAGACGATCCCCCGCGTCGGCGACGTCTGGGTCATTCCGGCCGAGCATCGATACGCGGCCCTCGCTCAGGGTGGTTCCACGGTCGGATTCTGCGAAATCACGGTACCTGTAGGGGTTTTCGGTCAACGCGACCTGCCCCCACGCGTGGGGTACCGCGACATACTGCTGCACCGACTCGTGGAACGCCTCGCCGGCCAGGTCCACCACGACGGAGCCGCGGCTACGCTGTTTCGCCAGTCCCTGGCACAGACACTGCAGCTGCACATCGCTGAGCACTACCCCGCCCAACCGCGACCTGAGCACCGCCGACAGCGCGATCGACGGCTGGATCGACGTGATCAGCAGATCATCATCGACTACCTGAACTCCGAGTTGGACAGTCGCATCGACCTGGAAACCTTGGCCCTCACCGTGGGAATGACCCCCAGTGCGTTCCCAGCCGCCTTCTGCGCGGCCTTCGGGACAACCCCGCACCAGTACCTGATCGAGAAGCGCATCGAACGAGCCAAAGTGCTGCTCTCGACGGCCGGGACCAGCGTCACCGACATCAGCGTAACCCTGGGATTCTCCTCACCCAGCCATTTCGCCACCACTTTCAAGCAGCGCGTCGGCGTGACACCCACCTCGTATCGCACCCAACGCTGA
- a CDS encoding zinc-binding metallopeptidase family protein yields the protein MRDFLCPNCGQHLTFENSVCLSCGSPVGFSLDDMAMLVIASGEDAEQSGAVDARQYRLCANLHVAQCNWLVRLDPKSTVQGELCASCKLTRTRPNDSDTAALAQFAVAEGAKRRLIAELNELKLPIVGRDEDPEFGLAFDLLSSEFEKVFTGHDNGIITLDLAEGDDVHREQLRISMDEPYRTLLGHFRHEIGHYYFYRLIGTSPKYKERSHELFGDSEADYQAALDRHYSEGAPAGWEEDFVSSYATMHPAEDWAETFAHYLHIRDTMDTSAAFSFAPAGATFERRALGPSGFDNLIEMWLPLAWGLNMVNRSMGRDDLYPFVLPAPVLEKMRFVHTVIDEVTSDPTKLAAASSAG from the coding sequence ATGCGTGACTTCCTGTGCCCCAACTGTGGGCAGCATCTGACATTCGAGAACTCGGTCTGTCTGTCCTGCGGCAGCCCGGTCGGGTTCTCCCTCGACGACATGGCGATGTTGGTGATCGCCTCGGGTGAGGACGCCGAGCAGAGTGGTGCGGTGGACGCCCGGCAGTACCGCCTGTGCGCCAATCTGCATGTCGCACAGTGCAACTGGCTGGTAAGACTCGACCCGAAGAGCACTGTCCAGGGTGAGTTGTGCGCTTCGTGCAAGCTCACCAGGACCAGGCCCAACGACAGCGATACCGCAGCGCTGGCGCAGTTCGCCGTCGCGGAGGGGGCCAAGCGCCGGCTGATCGCCGAACTGAATGAACTGAAACTGCCGATCGTCGGCCGCGACGAGGACCCCGAGTTCGGGCTGGCCTTCGACTTGTTGTCCAGCGAGTTCGAGAAGGTGTTCACCGGCCACGACAACGGCATCATCACCCTTGACCTCGCCGAGGGTGACGATGTGCACCGTGAGCAGCTGCGCATCTCGATGGACGAGCCCTACCGCACCCTGCTGGGCCACTTCCGCCACGAGATCGGGCACTACTACTTCTACCGGCTGATCGGGACGTCACCGAAGTACAAGGAACGTTCTCACGAGCTCTTCGGCGACTCCGAGGCCGATTACCAGGCGGCGTTGGACCGGCACTACAGCGAGGGTGCCCCGGCGGGATGGGAGGAGGACTTCGTGTCCTCCTACGCCACCATGCACCCGGCCGAGGACTGGGCCGAGACGTTTGCCCACTACCTGCACATTCGCGACACGATGGACACCTCGGCGGCGTTCAGTTTCGCGCCCGCCGGCGCGACCTTCGAGCGACGGGCATTGGGGCCCAGTGGTTTCGACAATCTCATCGAGATGTGGCTGCCGCTGGCATGGGGGCTGAACATGGTGAACCGGTCCATGGGTCGCGATGACCTCTACCCGTTCGTGCTGCCCGCACCGGTGCTGGAGAAGATGCGGTTCGTGCACACCGTGATCGACGAGGTGACGTCGGACCCGACAAAGCTGGCGGCGGCAAGCTCCGCCGGCTAG
- a CDS encoding transglutaminase family protein, with the protein MPVSTATSFSRCYRVTHQTVYRYSDVVTSSYGRGFLTPRDSVRQRCLSYSLDIDPAPSDSSVSRDAYGNISSYFHVTARHHALTVTARSVVEVDAPPPALYSRGAAAAPWEQSRPSGAEGALASEFTLDLRPPEITDAVREYAAPSFTPGRPLIDVLTDLNGRIFTDFTYRSGSTTVSTQVAEVLEAREGVCQDFARLAIACLRANGLAATYVSGYLATDPPPGKERMVGIDATHAWAGVWTPQGDWLGLDPTNDQMVDERYIIVGWGRDYADVPPLRGIIYTDSESSVIDVAVDVAPLEGRAGGVLDA; encoded by the coding sequence CTGCCTGTATCGACGGCGACGAGTTTCAGCCGCTGCTACCGCGTGACGCACCAGACCGTCTACCGCTACTCGGACGTGGTGACCAGCTCGTACGGCCGTGGATTTTTGACACCGCGCGATTCGGTGCGCCAGCGGTGTCTGTCGTATTCCTTGGACATCGACCCGGCCCCGTCGGACAGTTCGGTCAGTCGGGACGCCTACGGCAACATCAGCAGCTACTTCCACGTGACGGCACGTCACCACGCCCTGACGGTCACGGCGAGATCCGTGGTGGAGGTGGACGCTCCGCCGCCGGCCCTGTACTCCCGTGGAGCGGCAGCTGCGCCCTGGGAGCAGTCCCGGCCCTCGGGAGCCGAGGGGGCACTCGCCTCGGAGTTCACTCTGGATCTGCGGCCACCGGAGATCACCGACGCGGTGCGTGAGTACGCCGCGCCCAGCTTCACCCCCGGCCGGCCGCTGATCGACGTGCTCACCGACCTCAACGGCCGCATCTTCACCGACTTCACCTATCGTTCGGGCTCGACCACGGTGTCCACCCAGGTAGCCGAGGTGCTCGAGGCCAGGGAAGGTGTGTGCCAGGACTTTGCCCGCTTGGCCATCGCCTGCCTGCGGGCCAACGGGTTGGCGGCCACCTACGTCTCGGGATATCTGGCCACCGATCCGCCGCCGGGCAAGGAGCGGATGGTGGGGATCGACGCCACACACGCGTGGGCCGGGGTGTGGACACCGCAGGGCGACTGGCTGGGACTGGACCCCACCAATGATCAGATGGTCGATGAGCGTTACATCATCGTCGGTTGGGGTAGAGACTACGCGGATGTCCCGCCGCTGCGGGGCATCATCTACACCGATTCGGAGAGCAGTGTGATCGACGTGGCCGTGGACGTAGCGCCTTTGGAAGGTCGGGCAGGGGGAGTCCTCGATGCGTGA
- a CDS encoding circularly permuted type 2 ATP-grasp protein yields the protein MPAADSFGGGDSGRHDPDSLLAGYRDARAQQLLFDVRGGSGTGYDEFVDPAGNVRESWRDLAEVLGDRGRAGLDRLRNEVRGLVDNDGITYIQLDGDGEAVPLDEDGAAEPGPWHLDAIPLLISSTDWDVLQAGLVQRSRLLDAVLVDLYGDRKSITSGVLPPQLLFAHPGYLRAARGIETPGRHQLFLHGCDISRAGSDGFVVNADWTQAPSGAGYALADRRVVAHTIPDLYERIAPRPTSPFAQALRLSLIEAAPEAAEDPVVVVLSPGIHSETSFDQAYLASVLGFPLVESADLVVRDGALWMRSLGTLKRVDVVLRRVDADYADPLDLRADSRLGVVGLVEAQRRGAVTVVNSLGSGILESPAILRFLPELAELLLGETPQLPTAPMYWGGIDAERSHLLANLDALLIRPATGGGPIVGPALSSAQRAALADRISATPWQWLGQELPKFSSAPTDHYPGGLSAAGVGMRLFAVSQRGGYAPMIGGLGYVLAPGNAAFKLNSVAAKDIWVLPSTRVGAERTLGLPPSLAAVTPSGTRAVSSPRVLSDLFWTGRYAERAEHMARLLNVTRERYHEYRHRQDLDASECVPVLLSALGYITGTDTGSDGDKAEMIAVAPTTMWLLTADRRRPGSLAQSIERLGLAARAVRDQMSNDTWMVLATVDRAVLHSSDSPPDSHLRGDAEMASAHARTLQGMLALSGVAAESMVHDVGWLMMDIGKRIERGLMLAALLRSTMTTVREPDAEQTITEATLVACESAVIYRRRNLGKVSVAAVAELLLFDAENPRSLVYQLERLRTNLRALPGASTSSRAERLVDEISTRLRRLDPADLEDVTPEGQRSELAGLLDGVQAGLRELSTVITATQLSLPGGMQPLWGPDERRVMP from the coding sequence CTGCCCGCTGCCGACTCGTTCGGCGGCGGGGACTCCGGGAGACACGACCCTGACAGCCTGCTCGCCGGCTACCGCGACGCGCGTGCCCAGCAACTGCTCTTCGACGTGCGGGGAGGCTCGGGCACCGGGTACGACGAGTTCGTCGACCCGGCGGGCAACGTCCGCGAGTCCTGGCGCGACCTGGCTGAGGTGCTCGGTGACAGGGGCCGTGCAGGTCTGGATCGGCTGCGCAACGAGGTACGCGGCCTGGTCGACAACGACGGCATCACCTACATCCAGCTCGACGGCGATGGCGAAGCGGTGCCGCTCGACGAGGACGGCGCTGCCGAGCCCGGACCATGGCACCTGGACGCCATTCCGCTGCTGATCTCGTCGACGGACTGGGACGTGCTGCAGGCGGGTCTGGTGCAGCGCTCGCGTCTGCTCGACGCCGTCCTGGTGGATCTCTACGGCGATCGGAAATCGATCACCAGCGGGGTGCTGCCACCGCAGCTGCTGTTCGCCCATCCTGGCTATCTGCGGGCGGCCCGCGGAATCGAGACGCCGGGGCGCCACCAGCTGTTCCTGCACGGCTGCGACATAAGTCGCGCGGGTTCCGACGGCTTCGTGGTGAACGCCGACTGGACCCAGGCGCCCTCAGGGGCGGGGTACGCGCTGGCCGATCGCCGGGTGGTTGCCCACACCATTCCCGACCTCTACGAGCGGATCGCTCCGCGGCCCACCTCACCGTTCGCCCAGGCGCTGCGACTGTCACTGATCGAGGCCGCACCCGAAGCAGCCGAGGATCCGGTGGTGGTGGTGCTGAGTCCCGGCATCCACTCCGAGACCTCGTTCGATCAGGCCTACCTCGCGTCGGTGCTGGGTTTTCCGCTGGTGGAGAGCGCCGATCTGGTGGTCCGCGACGGTGCGCTGTGGATGCGGTCCCTGGGCACCCTGAAAAGGGTGGACGTGGTGCTGCGCCGAGTCGATGCCGACTATGCCGATCCGCTCGACCTGCGGGCGGATTCACGCCTGGGTGTGGTGGGTCTGGTGGAGGCGCAGCGCCGCGGGGCGGTGACCGTGGTCAACAGCCTGGGCAGCGGCATCCTGGAGAGCCCGGCGATCCTGCGGTTCCTGCCCGAGCTCGCCGAACTGCTGCTGGGGGAGACGCCGCAGTTGCCCACCGCGCCGATGTACTGGGGCGGCATAGACGCCGAGCGTTCGCATCTGCTGGCCAATCTGGACGCGCTGCTGATCAGACCTGCCACCGGCGGTGGACCCATCGTCGGGCCGGCGCTGAGTTCAGCGCAGCGCGCCGCACTGGCGGACCGCATCTCAGCGACACCGTGGCAGTGGCTGGGCCAGGAGCTGCCGAAGTTCTCCTCGGCACCCACCGATCACTACCCGGGCGGGCTGTCGGCGGCCGGGGTGGGGATGCGGCTGTTCGCGGTGTCACAGCGCGGCGGGTATGCGCCGATGATCGGCGGGCTCGGCTACGTGCTGGCCCCCGGCAATGCCGCGTTCAAGTTGAACAGTGTTGCCGCCAAAGACATCTGGGTGTTGCCGTCCACCAGGGTGGGCGCTGAGCGCACCCTGGGGCTACCGCCCAGCCTGGCCGCGGTCACACCGTCGGGAACCCGCGCCGTCAGCTCGCCGCGTGTGCTGTCGGATCTGTTCTGGACCGGCCGCTACGCCGAGCGTGCCGAGCACATGGCGCGCCTGCTCAACGTCACGCGTGAGCGCTATCACGAGTACCGTCACCGCCAGGACCTCGATGCCAGCGAATGTGTTCCGGTGCTGCTGTCGGCGCTGGGCTACATCACCGGCACCGACACCGGCTCCGACGGGGACAAGGCCGAGATGATCGCGGTGGCGCCCACCACGATGTGGCTGCTGACCGCCGACCGCCGACGGCCCGGCTCGCTGGCCCAGTCCATCGAACGCCTGGGCCTGGCCGCCCGCGCGGTGCGCGACCAGATGTCCAACGACACGTGGATGGTGCTGGCCACCGTCGACCGGGCGGTGTTGCACTCCTCGGATTCGCCGCCGGACTCGCATCTGCGCGGTGATGCCGAGATGGCCTCGGCGCACGCCAGGACACTGCAGGGGATGCTGGCGCTGTCAGGGGTGGCGGCCGAGTCCATGGTGCACGATGTCGGCTGGCTGATGATGGACATCGGCAAACGCATCGAACGCGGCTTGATGCTGGCCGCGTTGCTGCGCAGCACCATGACCACGGTGCGCGAGCCGGACGCGGAGCAAACCATCACCGAGGCCACGCTGGTGGCCTGTGAGTCGGCGGTGATCTACCGCCGCCGCAACCTCGGCAAGGTTAGTGTGGCCGCTGTGGCCGAGCTGCTGCTGTTCGACGCCGAGAATCCGCGATCGCTGGTGTATCAACTCGAGCGGTTGCGCACCAACCTGCGAGCACTGCCCGGGGCGTCGACGTCGTCACGCGCCGAACGGTTGGTCGACGAGATCAGCACCCGCCTGCGCCGCCTCGACCCGGCCGACCTCGAAGACGTCACCCCGGAAGGACAGCGCAGCGAGTTGGCCGGCCTGCTTGACGGCGTGCAGGCCGGGCTGCGGGAACTGTCCACGGTCATCACCGCGACACAGCTGTCGCTGCCCGGCGGCATGCAGCCGCTGTGGGGTCCCGACGAGCGCAGGGTCATGCCGTGA